The following proteins come from a genomic window of Streptomyces liliiviolaceus:
- a CDS encoding DMT family transporter: MAWLLVVVAGLLETGFAVCLKLSHGFTRLWPTIAFCIFALGSFGLLTLSLKKLDVGPAYAVWTGIGAAGTAIYGMIFLDDLVSTLKIVSISFVIIGVIGLQLSGSSH; this comes from the coding sequence ATGGCGTGGCTGCTGGTCGTCGTGGCGGGCTTGCTGGAGACGGGTTTCGCCGTCTGTCTCAAGCTCTCCCACGGCTTCACGAGACTCTGGCCGACGATCGCCTTCTGCATCTTCGCGCTGGGCAGTTTCGGCCTGCTCACCCTGTCCCTGAAGAAGCTGGACGTGGGCCCGGCGTACGCGGTGTGGACGGGCATCGGCGCGGCCGGTACCGCCATCTACGGCATGATCTTCCTCGACGACCTGGTGTCCACGCTGAAGATCGTCTCGATCTCGTTCGTGATCATAGGAGTCATCGGCCTGCAGCTGTCCGGCTCGTCCCACTGA
- a CDS encoding TetR/AcrR family transcriptional regulator, with the protein MMPAARESLLDAAYTALGRRPWSAVRMVDVAAVAGVSRQTLYNEFGSKEGLARALVRREADAYLAGVERALVSRPEPRERLAAAAEWTASAARGNVLVRAMLTGCWGERLPSPTLSAVPSSSAVPAQRRADGPLPSPGDFVALVRDRAVASLAVHGGSKTEAAELARACELAVRLGVSCVLAPAGEGGTAGLVRNALATVRSVV; encoded by the coding sequence ATGATGCCTGCAGCGCGGGAATCCCTACTGGACGCCGCCTACACGGCACTCGGACGCCGTCCGTGGTCCGCCGTGCGGATGGTCGACGTGGCCGCCGTCGCCGGGGTCTCCCGGCAGACCCTCTACAACGAGTTCGGGAGCAAGGAAGGCCTCGCCCGCGCGCTCGTACGGCGGGAGGCGGACGCCTATCTCGCCGGGGTGGAGCGGGCCCTGGTGAGCCGGCCCGAGCCCCGGGAACGGCTGGCCGCCGCGGCGGAGTGGACGGCGTCCGCGGCCAGAGGGAACGTGCTGGTGCGCGCGATGCTCACGGGATGCTGGGGGGAGCGGCTGCCCTCACCGACGCTGTCCGCCGTGCCGTCGTCCTCGGCCGTGCCCGCCCAGCGCCGGGCCGACGGGCCGCTGCCCTCGCCCGGCGACTTCGTGGCGCTGGTACGGGACCGGGCGGTCGCCTCGCTCGCCGTGCACGGCGGGTCGAAGACGGAGGCGGCGGAGCTGGCCCGGGCCTGTGAACTCGCGGTGCGGCTGGGGGTGTCGTGCGTGCTGGCCCCGGCGGGCGAGGGAGGCACGGCGGGACTGGTCCGCAACGCGCTCGCCACGGTGCGCTCCGTGGTCTGA